The proteins below are encoded in one region of Lactuca sativa cultivar Salinas chromosome 3, Lsat_Salinas_v11, whole genome shotgun sequence:
- the LOC128132679 gene encoding F-box protein AUF2-like, giving the protein MSPPSIFCPKKLKNLEKSGEGHANDSSPISRLPDEIILLILNRLIDLKTLCFCYLVSKRFSSIVLQVDAISFASPVLNPKISDKNTIPSRSFLRMISSLYGESFLSAYRFLIKFKGVKSLCIELLAPGHRAVDSRLFKWKVKFTKKIESFIFLWPNSLCDKDGLCVNGNGDEEESLQLIGDLFQKKRVLSFQCLQDIMALHVMLLYLVNDLPMLEEVSISDLERRGRLSLSGKNLSGVKEWVHSASETVLNRINVPTILRNCYIPVLKLPVSGYEMKGIYFCIMEMKDIEGGNEFLMSSENGGSEDKEESAYTEAIMEILKKHKGMMLTRNLWWNLNEDAGQHARLQFRILEP; this is encoded by the exons ATGAGCCCACCGTCGATTTTCTGTcccaaaaaattgaaaaacctcGAGAAATCCGGCGAAGGACATGCAAATGATTCGTCTCCAATCAGTCGTTTACCAGACGAAATCATCCTCCTAATATTAAACAGATTAATCGatttgaaaaccctatgtttttgcTATCTGGTTTCCAAACGTTTCTCCTCGATTGTACTTCAAGTCGATGCCATTTCCTTCGCTTCTccagtcttaaaccctaagattTCCGATAAGAACACCATCCCAAGTAGGTCGTTTCTGCGCATGATTTCGTCGTTATACGGTGAGTCGTTTCTATCTGCGTATAGGTTTTTGATCAAGTTTAAAGGAGTGAAGTCCTTATGTATCGAACTTCTAGCTCCGGGTCATAGAGCTGTCGATAGTCGTTTGTTCAAATGGAAGGTTAAGTTCACGAAGAAAATCGAATCGTTTATATTTCTGTGGCCGAATTCACTCTGTGATAAGGATGGATTATGTGTTAATGGAAATGGGGATGAAGAAGAAAGCCTCCAGTTAATCGGTGATTTGTTCCAGAAGAAACGTGTTCTTTCGTTTCAGTGTCTGCAGGATATCATGGCATTGCATGTGATGTTGTTGTACCTGGTTAATGATCTACCCATGTTGGAAGAGGTATCCATTAGCGATTTAGAGAGAAGAGGGAGGCTTTCTCTGAGTGGGAAAAATCTCAGTGGGGTTAAGGAATGGGTACATTCAGCTTCGGAAACTGTGCTCAATCGTATAAATGTTCCTACTATATTGCGTAACTGTTATATTCCCGTATTGAAATTGCCAGTTTCAGGGTATGAGATGAAGGGGATATATTTTTGCATAATGGAGATGAAAGATATCGAGGGTGGAAATGAGTTTCTTATGAGCAGTGAAAATGGTGGTTCTGAAGATAAAGAAGAGTCTGCATATACCGAAGCTATCATGGAGATTTTGAAGAAGCATAAAGGCATGATGCTTACTCGGAACCT GTGGTGGAACCTTAATGAGGATGCTGGGCAACATGCTAGGTTACAGTTTCGAATTTTAGAGCCATAA